Proteins from one Microbacterium proteolyticum genomic window:
- a CDS encoding mannose-1-phosphate guanylyltransferase → MAEPAIDDFYAVIPAGGIGSRLWPLSRADAPKFLHDLTGSGQTLLRDTWDRLAPLSGEDRIAVVTGRAHRAAVERELPGVPDHNVFLESEPRDSSAAIGLAAAILVRREPDVIIGSFAADHVIRQTRQFDFAVRQAVAVARAGYICTIGIQPSEPSVGFGYVKQADELIVDGAPEAYTVERFVEKPDLDTAKAYFLDRAYLWNAGMFITRADVLLAELAVNEPELHAGLLELAEAWDDRALRGPAVDRIWPGLKKIAIDYSVAEPAAEKGRLAVIPGHFDWDDVGDFASLSKLNSSGGRNELAILGEDARVLSDASSGIVVSQTKRVISLIGVRDIVVVDTPDALLVTTSENAQRVKGVVDALKLTGRGDVL, encoded by the coding sequence ATGGCCGAACCTGCTATCGACGACTTCTACGCCGTGATCCCCGCCGGTGGGATCGGCAGCCGCCTGTGGCCGCTGTCCCGGGCGGACGCACCCAAGTTCCTCCACGACCTCACCGGGTCCGGTCAGACGCTCCTGCGCGATACCTGGGACCGTCTCGCGCCGCTGTCCGGCGAGGATCGCATCGCGGTCGTCACCGGCCGTGCGCACCGCGCCGCCGTCGAGCGCGAGCTTCCGGGCGTGCCGGACCACAACGTCTTCCTCGAGTCCGAGCCGCGGGACTCCAGCGCCGCCATCGGTCTCGCCGCCGCGATCCTCGTCCGGCGCGAGCCCGACGTCATCATCGGTTCGTTCGCCGCCGACCACGTCATCCGCCAGACGCGCCAGTTCGACTTCGCCGTGCGACAGGCGGTGGCCGTCGCCCGTGCCGGATACATCTGCACGATCGGCATCCAGCCGAGCGAACCCTCCGTCGGCTTCGGGTACGTCAAGCAGGCGGACGAGCTCATCGTCGACGGGGCGCCCGAGGCCTACACCGTGGAGCGGTTCGTCGAGAAGCCCGATCTCGACACCGCCAAGGCGTACTTCTTGGATCGGGCGTACCTCTGGAACGCCGGCATGTTCATCACCCGCGCCGACGTGCTCCTCGCCGAGCTCGCCGTCAACGAGCCGGAGCTGCACGCGGGCCTGCTCGAACTGGCCGAGGCGTGGGACGACCGCGCCCTCCGCGGTCCCGCCGTCGACCGCATCTGGCCGGGCCTGAAGAAGATCGCGATCGACTACTCCGTCGCCGAACCGGCCGCCGAGAAGGGGCGTCTCGCGGTCATCCCGGGTCACTTCGACTGGGACGACGTGGGCGACTTCGCCAGCCTCTCGAAGTTGAACTCCTCGGGCGGGCGCAACGAGCTCGCGATCCTGGGTGAGGACGCGCGCGTGCTGTCCGATGCCTCCAGCGGGATCGTCGTGTCCCAGACGAAGCGCGTCATCAGCCTCATCGGCGTGCGCGACATCGTCGTGGTCGACACCCCCGACGCGCTCCTGGTGACCACGAGCGAGAACGCCCAGCGCGTCAAGGGCGTCGTGGACGCGCTCAAGCTCACCGGTCGCGGCGACGTCCTCTGA
- a CDS encoding BMP family lipoprotein, giving the protein MKTTKKAVVSGLAMIGAAVLLAGCGAAPESTGSSAAAGASDYLPCMVSDSGGFDDKSFNQLGKEGLDQAAAELGSKKPIEVQSQAETDFASNLSSLVDQGCNTIITVGFLLAPAALESATANPDLQYVSIDDTVDQNFDGTTDAPNIKPIIFDTAQAAYLAGYLAAGVSKTGVVGTFGGMNIPTVTIFMDGFAQGVEKYNTDNGTSVRVVGWDRTAKDGSFTGGFEANDTARQTAQAIIDQNVDVLLPVGGPIYQSAAVAIQDSGREIAMVGVDADVFETDPSVGSLLLTSILKGIDVGTKDAIVSAGKGEFDTTPFVGTLENDGVGIAPYHDWSDRVPADLTSKVDALKADIISGKITVESYLAG; this is encoded by the coding sequence GTGAAGACCACGAAGAAGGCCGTCGTCAGCGGCCTCGCGATGATCGGCGCGGCCGTGCTGCTCGCCGGTTGCGGTGCCGCGCCCGAGAGCACCGGCTCGTCGGCCGCTGCCGGTGCCAGCGACTACCTGCCCTGCATGGTGTCGGACTCGGGTGGGTTCGACGACAAGTCGTTCAACCAGCTGGGCAAGGAAGGCCTGGACCAGGCCGCCGCGGAGCTCGGCTCGAAGAAGCCGATCGAGGTCCAGTCGCAGGCCGAGACCGACTTCGCCTCCAACCTCTCCAGCCTCGTCGACCAGGGCTGCAACACGATCATCACGGTCGGCTTCCTTCTGGCGCCGGCCGCGCTCGAGTCGGCCACGGCCAACCCCGACCTGCAGTACGTCTCGATCGACGACACCGTCGACCAGAACTTCGACGGCACGACGGACGCGCCGAACATCAAGCCGATCATCTTCGACACCGCTCAGGCCGCCTACCTCGCGGGCTACCTCGCCGCGGGTGTCTCCAAGACCGGCGTCGTCGGCACCTTCGGTGGCATGAACATCCCGACCGTCACGATCTTCATGGACGGTTTCGCCCAGGGCGTCGAGAAGTACAACACCGACAACGGCACCTCGGTCCGCGTCGTCGGCTGGGACCGCACCGCCAAGGACGGCTCGTTCACCGGTGGCTTCGAGGCCAACGACACCGCGCGTCAGACCGCGCAGGCGATCATCGACCAGAACGTCGACGTGCTCCTGCCCGTCGGTGGCCCGATCTACCAGTCGGCCGCCGTCGCCATCCAGGACTCGGGCCGCGAGATCGCCATGGTCGGCGTCGACGCCGACGTGTTCGAGACCGACCCCTCGGTCGGCAGCCTGCTCCTGACCTCGATCCTCAAGGGCATCGACGTGGGAACCAAGGACGCGATCGTGTCCGCCGGAAAGGGCGAGTTCGACACCACGCCGTTCGTCGGCACCCTCGAGAACGACGGTGTCGGAATCGCGCCGTACCACGACTGGTCGGACCGCGTGCCCGCTGACCTGACCAGCAAGGTGGACGCGCTCAAGGCCGACATCATCAGCGGCAAGATCACGGTCGAGTCCTACCTGGCCGGCTGA
- a CDS encoding ABC transporter ATP-binding protein — protein sequence MKLELRGITKTFGSLVANDHIDLTVEAGEIHCLLGENGAGKSTLMNVLYGLYQADGGEILLDDDVQHFAGPGDAMRAGIGMVHQHFMLIPVFTVAENVMLGHEPTKFGGRLDLAAARAKVTEISDRFGFDVDPDALVDDLPVGVQQRVEIIKALSRDAKVLVFDEPTAVLTPQETDELMAIMRQLKSSGTSIVFITHKLREVREVADRITVIRLGKVVGEADPRASNAELASLMVGRAVELTVQKEAPTLGEVGLSVSGLTVVDAIGQLVVNDVSFDVRRGEVLAIAGVQGNGQTELTEALLGLQDRVEGSIVLDGTELLGQSVRAVLESGVGFVPEDRKEDGLVGEFSIAENLMLDRADGAPFVKGGALQLSTLADFAREKVSEFDVRTPSIETPVGRLSGGNQQKVVLARELSRDLRLFVAAQPTRGVDVGSIEFIHKRVIETRDSGVPVIVVSTELDEVTALADRIMVMYRGRVVGIVPGDTSRDVLGLMMAGEAPQNEGVAA from the coding sequence ATGAAGCTCGAACTCCGCGGGATCACGAAAACCTTCGGATCCCTGGTGGCGAACGATCACATCGACCTCACTGTCGAGGCCGGAGAGATCCACTGCCTGCTCGGCGAGAACGGTGCCGGCAAGTCCACCCTGATGAACGTCCTCTACGGTCTCTACCAGGCCGACGGGGGAGAGATCCTGCTGGACGACGACGTCCAGCACTTCGCCGGACCCGGCGACGCGATGCGGGCCGGCATCGGCATGGTGCATCAGCACTTCATGCTCATCCCGGTCTTCACCGTCGCCGAGAACGTCATGCTCGGCCACGAGCCGACGAAGTTCGGCGGGCGGCTCGACCTCGCCGCGGCGCGTGCGAAGGTCACGGAGATCTCCGACCGCTTCGGCTTCGACGTCGACCCCGACGCCCTCGTCGACGATCTGCCCGTGGGGGTGCAGCAGCGCGTCGAGATCATCAAGGCCCTCTCCCGGGATGCCAAGGTCCTCGTGTTCGACGAGCCCACGGCCGTCCTCACGCCGCAGGAGACCGACGAACTGATGGCGATCATGCGTCAGCTGAAGTCCTCCGGCACCTCGATCGTCTTCATCACCCACAAGCTCCGCGAGGTCCGCGAGGTCGCCGACCGGATCACGGTGATCCGCCTGGGTAAGGTGGTCGGCGAGGCTGACCCGCGCGCGTCCAACGCGGAACTGGCGTCGCTGATGGTCGGTCGCGCCGTCGAGCTGACGGTTCAGAAGGAGGCGCCGACGCTCGGCGAGGTGGGGCTCTCCGTATCCGGGCTCACCGTCGTCGACGCGATCGGCCAGCTCGTCGTCAACGACGTCAGCTTCGACGTCCGCCGGGGCGAGGTCCTCGCGATCGCCGGCGTCCAGGGCAACGGCCAGACCGAGCTCACCGAGGCCCTCCTGGGGCTGCAGGATCGCGTCGAGGGCTCGATCGTGCTGGACGGCACGGAGCTCCTCGGCCAGAGCGTCCGCGCGGTGCTCGAGTCGGGCGTCGGGTTCGTTCCCGAGGACCGCAAGGAAGACGGTCTGGTGGGGGAGTTCTCGATCGCGGAGAACCTCATGCTCGACCGGGCCGACGGTGCCCCGTTCGTCAAGGGCGGCGCGCTCCAACTCTCCACGCTCGCCGATTTCGCGCGCGAGAAGGTGAGCGAGTTCGACGTGCGGACGCCCTCGATCGAGACACCCGTCGGGCGCCTCTCCGGCGGCAACCAGCAGAAGGTCGTCCTCGCACGCGAGCTCAGCCGCGACCTCCGCCTCTTCGTCGCCGCCCAGCCCACCCGTGGCGTGGACGTCGGCTCGATCGAATTCATCCACAAGCGCGTCATCGAGACCCGCGACAGCGGCGTGCCCGTGATCGTCGTCTCCACCGAGCTCGACGAGGTCACCGCCCTCGCCGACCGCATCATGGTCATGTACCGGGGCCGCGTCGTCGGCATCGTCCCGGGCGACACCTCGCGCGATGTGCTCGGCCTGATGATGGCCGGCGAAGCGCCCCAGAACGAAGGAGTCGCCGCGTGA
- a CDS encoding ABC transporter permease — translation MSDSHSPHDPTAARADRAAEVAAATDADVALEGSVAVDTVAGARVVTPPPAPEENRWSRALREIATGNAIISVLAVILALLVGAIMIAATDENVQATSAYFFARPGDTLAAIWESVSGAYASFFQGAIYNFRRPEFATGIKPLTETLTFATPLIAAGLGVALAFRVGMFNIGGRGQMLVAAAAAGWVAFSFDLPWGVHMVIALVAGVVAGAIWAGIAGVLKARTGAHEVIVTIMLNYVAYYLVYYMLRTPGLLQAPGSSNPTTPPMKDTAVFPDLFGSGYNLHFGFVLSILAVVLVWWILERSSLGFRFRAVGLNPNAARVAGINVKSMYVYAMLISGGLIGLAGVDQVLGTVTTGFSSGIDAGIGFDAITVALLGRSTPVGVLVAGILFGAFKAGGFAMQAANGVPIDIVLVVQSLIVLFIAAPPLVRAIFRLPTPGARQPKVRAAKKKEAAR, via the coding sequence GTGAGCGATTCGCACAGCCCGCACGACCCGACCGCCGCGCGCGCCGATCGCGCCGCCGAGGTCGCCGCGGCGACCGACGCCGACGTCGCCCTCGAGGGGAGCGTCGCGGTCGACACCGTGGCGGGAGCCCGCGTCGTGACTCCGCCGCCCGCGCCCGAGGAGAACCGCTGGAGCCGCGCCCTGCGCGAGATCGCCACCGGCAACGCCATCATCTCGGTGCTCGCGGTCATCCTCGCCCTGCTCGTGGGCGCGATCATGATCGCCGCCACCGATGAGAACGTCCAGGCGACATCGGCGTACTTCTTCGCGCGGCCGGGCGACACGCTCGCCGCCATCTGGGAGTCGGTCTCGGGGGCGTACGCCTCCTTCTTCCAGGGGGCGATCTACAACTTCCGCCGCCCCGAGTTCGCCACGGGGATCAAGCCGCTCACCGAGACGTTGACGTTCGCGACACCCCTGATCGCGGCCGGCCTCGGCGTGGCCCTCGCGTTCCGCGTCGGCATGTTCAACATCGGCGGTCGCGGTCAGATGCTCGTCGCCGCGGCGGCCGCGGGCTGGGTCGCCTTCTCGTTCGACCTGCCGTGGGGCGTCCACATGGTCATCGCCCTGGTCGCCGGCGTCGTCGCCGGTGCGATCTGGGCCGGCATCGCGGGAGTCCTGAAGGCTCGCACCGGTGCGCACGAGGTGATCGTGACGATCATGCTCAACTACGTGGCGTACTACCTCGTGTACTACATGCTGCGCACCCCGGGGCTCCTCCAGGCGCCGGGCTCGAGCAACCCGACGACCCCGCCGATGAAGGACACCGCGGTCTTCCCCGACCTCTTCGGCTCGGGCTACAACCTGCATTTCGGGTTCGTCCTGTCCATCCTCGCGGTGGTGCTGGTGTGGTGGATCCTCGAACGGTCCTCGCTCGGCTTCCGCTTCCGCGCGGTCGGTCTGAACCCGAACGCGGCCCGCGTCGCGGGCATCAACGTCAAGTCGATGTACGTCTACGCGATGCTCATCTCCGGTGGTCTCATCGGTCTCGCCGGCGTGGACCAGGTCCTCGGAACCGTGACGACCGGCTTCTCCAGCGGCATCGACGCCGGCATCGGGTTCGACGCGATCACCGTCGCGCTCCTGGGCCGCTCCACTCCCGTGGGCGTCCTGGTGGCCGGCATCCTGTTCGGCGCGTTCAAGGCCGGCGGCTTCGCCATGCAGGCCGCCAACGGCGTGCCCATCGACATCGTCTTGGTCGTGCAGTCGCTCATCGTGCTGTTCATCGCCGCCCCGCCCCTGGTGCGCGCGATCTTCCGCCTGCCGACCCCCGGAGCGCGCCAGCCCAAGGTGCGCGCCGCCAAGAAGAAGGAGGCGGCCCGGTGA
- a CDS encoding ABC transporter permease produces MSTTAAHPEAAPAVEALDKAVVVSWKAPIVYGVITVLAAVLFVVARQDGDAVFGISSPGEFIQLPEVVLGGAVTGAVCTILLALVTVASVLMVRAHRRPPIWLAVIFAVVFMVGFLTWAAAGATTSVIPLTGLLAGGLSLSVPLIFGAMCGVLSERVGVVNIAIEGQLLAGAFTSAIVATVTGNPFIGLLAAAVAGVLVSFVLAAFAIKYFVDQVIVGVVLNVLVVGLTSFLFSQLLSPHADTLNSPPRFPRLPIPVLADIPIIGPMLFNQTVIVYLMYVTVIAVYLGLFHTRWGLRLRAVGEHPQAADTVGINIARTRFWNVSLGGAIAGLGGAFFTLGSVGAFNKEMTAGAGYIALAAVIFGQWDPIRATLAALLFGFASNLQNTLGVIGSPVPSEFMLMLPYVVTIFAVAGLVGKVRGPAAAGKPYVKG; encoded by the coding sequence GTGAGCACCACCGCCGCACACCCCGAGGCCGCGCCCGCCGTCGAGGCCCTCGACAAGGCCGTCGTCGTGAGCTGGAAGGCCCCGATCGTCTACGGCGTCATCACGGTGCTCGCCGCCGTGCTCTTCGTCGTGGCACGCCAGGACGGCGACGCCGTCTTCGGCATCTCGAGCCCGGGTGAATTCATCCAGTTGCCCGAGGTCGTGCTGGGCGGCGCCGTGACCGGCGCGGTCTGCACGATCCTGCTGGCGCTCGTCACGGTCGCGAGCGTGCTGATGGTGCGAGCGCACCGCCGGCCCCCGATCTGGCTGGCCGTGATCTTCGCCGTCGTGTTCATGGTCGGATTCCTCACCTGGGCCGCCGCCGGCGCGACGACCTCGGTCATCCCGCTCACGGGTCTCCTCGCGGGCGGACTGAGCCTCTCGGTGCCGCTGATCTTCGGCGCCATGTGCGGCGTCCTCAGCGAGCGCGTCGGCGTGGTCAACATCGCGATCGAGGGACAGCTGCTGGCCGGTGCGTTCACCTCGGCGATCGTCGCGACGGTGACGGGCAACCCCTTCATCGGTCTGCTCGCCGCCGCGGTGGCCGGTGTCCTGGTGTCCTTCGTCCTCGCCGCCTTCGCGATCAAGTACTTCGTCGACCAGGTGATCGTCGGCGTCGTCCTCAACGTGCTCGTGGTGGGCCTGACGAGCTTCCTGTTCTCGCAGCTCCTCTCGCCGCACGCCGACACGCTGAACTCGCCCCCGCGGTTCCCGCGTCTGCCGATCCCGGTGCTGGCCGACATCCCGATCATCGGGCCCATGCTGTTCAACCAGACCGTGATCGTCTACCTCATGTACGTCACGGTGATCGCCGTCTACCTGGGCCTGTTCCACACCCGCTGGGGCCTCCGGCTGCGTGCCGTCGGCGAGCACCCGCAGGCGGCCGACACCGTGGGTATCAACATCGCCCGCACCCGGTTCTGGAACGTCTCGCTGGGCGGTGCGATCGCGGGTCTGGGTGGTGCGTTCTTCACGCTGGGTTCGGTCGGCGCCTTCAACAAGGAGATGACGGCGGGCGCGGGATACATCGCCCTCGCGGCGGTCATCTTCGGTCAGTGGGACCCGATCCGCGCGACCCTCGCCGCCCTGCTGTTCGGCTTCGCCTCGAACCTGCAGAACACCCTCGGCGTCATCGGCTCGCCCGTGCCCAGCGAGTTCATGCTCATGCTGCCGTACGTCGTGACGATCTTCGCCGTTGCCGGTCTCGTCGGGAAGGTCCGCGGCCCCGCGGCCGCCGGCAAACCGTACGTCAAGGGCTGA
- a CDS encoding cytidine deaminase, whose amino-acid sequence MTDIDWDELRSAATEAMHRAYAPYSRFKVGAAALVADGRIVSGCNVENASYGVTLCAECGLVSELHMSGGGQLVAFVCVDGEGRTLMPCGRCRQLLFEHAIPGMLLETVSGIRTIDEVLPDAFGPRDLEEAAR is encoded by the coding sequence ATGACCGACATCGACTGGGACGAACTCCGTTCCGCCGCCACCGAGGCCATGCATCGCGCCTACGCCCCGTACTCCCGCTTCAAGGTGGGCGCTGCGGCGCTCGTCGCCGACGGACGCATCGTCTCGGGGTGCAACGTCGAGAACGCCTCCTACGGCGTGACGCTGTGCGCCGAGTGCGGGCTGGTCTCGGAACTCCACATGAGCGGCGGTGGTCAGCTCGTGGCCTTCGTGTGCGTCGACGGGGAGGGCCGTACGCTCATGCCCTGCGGCCGGTGCCGTCAGCTGCTCTTCGAGCACGCGATCCCGGGCATGCTGCTCGAGACCGTCAGCGGCATCCGCACGATCGACGAGGTCCTCCCGGACGCCTTCGGTCCGCGCGACCTCGAGGAGGCGGCCCGGTGA
- a CDS encoding thymidine phosphorylase, protein MSTEQYDAVDIIRAQRDGRAISEGEIRWLVDAYTRGYVMDAQMSAFTMAVLLNGLGRDQIRVLTDAMIASGERMDFSSLDKPTVDKHSTGGVGDKITLPLAPLVAAFGVAVPQLSGRGLGHTGGTLDKLESIPGWRAALSNDEILAQLADVGAVICAAGTGLAPADKKLYALRDVTGTVEAIPLIASSIMSKKIAEGTDSLVLDVKFGSGAFMQDIDRARELAETMVALGTDSGVNTTALLTDMNTPLGRAIGNANEVRESVEVLAGGGPADVVELTVALAREMLTLAGRPDADVEAALADGRAMDVWKRMIRAQDGDPDAALPTPRETHTVVADRSGDVTRVEALPFGIGAWRLGAGRARAEDAVVHAAGIDLHVTVGDSVAAGQPLFTLSADDETRFDRALAAVEGAWEIGDSAPARTPLVRERITA, encoded by the coding sequence GTGAGCACCGAGCAGTACGACGCGGTCGACATCATCCGCGCGCAGCGAGACGGTCGGGCCATCTCCGAGGGCGAGATCCGCTGGTTGGTCGACGCCTACACGCGCGGCTACGTGATGGACGCGCAGATGTCGGCGTTCACGATGGCGGTCCTGCTGAACGGTCTCGGCCGCGACCAGATCCGGGTGCTGACGGACGCCATGATCGCCTCCGGCGAGCGCATGGACTTCTCGTCGCTCGACAAGCCCACCGTCGACAAGCACTCCACCGGTGGGGTGGGCGACAAGATCACGCTGCCACTGGCGCCGCTGGTCGCCGCATTCGGGGTCGCCGTTCCGCAGCTCTCCGGCCGCGGTCTCGGGCACACCGGAGGCACGCTGGACAAGCTCGAGTCGATCCCGGGGTGGCGGGCCGCGCTGTCCAACGACGAGATCCTCGCGCAGCTCGCCGACGTCGGCGCCGTGATCTGCGCGGCGGGAACGGGCCTGGCCCCGGCCGACAAGAAGCTCTACGCGCTCCGCGACGTCACCGGCACCGTCGAGGCGATCCCGCTGATCGCCTCGAGCATCATGTCGAAGAAGATCGCGGAGGGCACCGACTCGCTCGTGCTCGACGTGAAGTTCGGCTCCGGCGCCTTCATGCAGGACATCGACCGCGCGCGTGAACTCGCCGAGACGATGGTCGCCCTCGGCACCGACTCCGGCGTGAACACCACGGCGCTCCTGACCGACATGAACACCCCGCTCGGGCGCGCGATCGGCAACGCCAACGAGGTGCGCGAGTCCGTCGAAGTCCTCGCCGGCGGCGGCCCGGCCGACGTCGTCGAGCTGACCGTCGCGCTCGCCCGCGAGATGCTCACCCTCGCGGGTCGCCCCGATGCCGACGTCGAGGCCGCCCTGGCCGACGGCCGTGCGATGGACGTATGGAAGCGCATGATCCGCGCGCAGGACGGCGACCCGGATGCCGCGCTCCCGACCCCGCGCGAGACCCACACGGTCGTCGCGGATCGCTCCGGCGACGTCACCCGCGTCGAGGCACTGCCCTTCGGCATCGGGGCGTGGCGCCTGGGCGCCGGACGCGCTCGTGCCGAGGACGCCGTGGTGCACGCCGCGGGAATCGACCTGCACGTCACCGTCGGCGACTCCGTCGCGGCCGGTCAGCCGCTGTTCACCCTCTCGGCCGATGATGAGACGCGCTTCGATCGCGCCCTCGCCGCGGTCGAGGGTGCGTGGGAGATCGGCGACAGCGCTCCCGCGCGCACCCCGCTCGTGCGCGAGCGCATCACCGCGTGA
- a CDS encoding adenosine deaminase, whose product MATDDVRIQGKKLKNLPKVSLHDHLDGGLRPQTVLELADEIDLDLPADDAKSLEAWFSDHIDGGSLEDYLEKFDATIGVMQTREGLLRVAKEFVEDLADDGVVYAEVRWAPEQHLTRGLSLDDVVDAVQEGIEEGEDAADARGKDIRVGQLLTAMRQGSRSREIAELAVSWRGRGVVGFDLAGPEDGFPPSNHRAAFDYLAEQFFPTTVHAGEGAGLASIRSALIDGRAVRLGHGVRIANDLDVVSREGEEVLVTFGDMARWVRDREITLELSPTSNLQSGAVTAWGDTMDAHPFDLLYQLGFSVTVNVDNRLMSRTTLTRELGLLAQAFDYDLDDLEAFQLNAAAGAFLPVEEREELIEIIAEGFQR is encoded by the coding sequence ATGGCCACCGACGACGTCCGCATCCAGGGCAAGAAGCTGAAGAATCTGCCGAAGGTGTCGTTGCACGACCACCTCGACGGCGGGCTCCGTCCGCAGACCGTCCTGGAACTGGCCGACGAGATCGATCTCGACCTGCCCGCCGATGACGCGAAGAGTCTCGAGGCGTGGTTCTCGGACCACATCGACGGCGGCTCGCTCGAGGACTACCTCGAGAAGTTCGACGCGACGATCGGCGTGATGCAGACGCGCGAGGGGCTCTTGCGCGTGGCGAAGGAGTTCGTCGAGGACCTCGCCGACGACGGTGTCGTGTACGCCGAGGTGCGGTGGGCTCCCGAGCAGCACCTCACGCGCGGCCTGAGCCTGGACGACGTCGTGGATGCCGTGCAGGAGGGCATCGAAGAGGGCGAGGATGCCGCGGACGCCCGCGGCAAGGACATCCGGGTGGGGCAGCTGCTCACGGCCATGCGCCAGGGGTCGCGCTCCCGGGAGATCGCCGAGCTCGCCGTCTCGTGGCGCGGGCGCGGCGTGGTCGGATTCGACCTGGCCGGTCCCGAGGACGGCTTCCCTCCGTCGAACCATCGCGCGGCGTTCGACTACCTGGCCGAGCAGTTCTTCCCCACGACGGTGCACGCCGGTGAGGGCGCGGGGCTGGCATCCATCCGCTCCGCTCTCATCGACGGCCGGGCCGTGCGCCTCGGTCACGGCGTGCGGATCGCGAACGACCTCGACGTCGTGTCGCGCGAGGGCGAGGAGGTGCTCGTCACCTTCGGCGACATGGCGCGCTGGGTGCGCGACCGCGAGATCACGCTCGAGCTGTCGCCGACGTCGAACCTGCAGAGCGGCGCGGTCACGGCCTGGGGCGACACGATGGACGCCCACCCGTTCGATCTGCTGTACCAGCTGGGCTTCTCCGTCACGGTGAACGTCGACAACCGCCTCATGAGTCGCACGACGCTGACCCGCGAACTCGGGCTGCTGGCGCAGGCGTTCGACTACGACCTCGACGACCTCGAGGCCTTCCAGCTCAACGCCGCGGCCGGTGCGTTCCTGCCGGTCGAGGAACGCGAGGAGCTCATCGAGATCATCGCCGAGGGCTTCCAGCGCTGA
- a CDS encoding type IV toxin-antitoxin system AbiEi family antitoxin domain-containing protein: MASPDLRPDDDHEVVWATRDLHAAGWSRRALARAVADGALLRVRQGRFVVAGTPGDIVAAARLGGRLDCISLLALYGVFIHHHTDRHVQQDPLASRRPPAPRGIAYHWRRTAAPRDRSVVHVVEALAQATRCQPPRSAVATLDSAWHLGLVDEADIGEVFARVPRRFQVLRVLLDPRAEAGTETLVRLLLRHLGCRVEVQVRIDGVGRVDLLVNGWLIVECDSAQFHGTWHVHKNDRRRDMAALERGYATLRLLAEDILYRPDRVRAALQRVLAHGAPGPNS; the protein is encoded by the coding sequence ATGGCATCCCCAGACCTTCGCCCCGACGACGACCACGAGGTGGTGTGGGCGACGCGCGACCTCCATGCGGCGGGGTGGTCGCGTCGTGCTCTCGCCCGCGCCGTTGCCGACGGTGCCCTCTTGCGCGTGCGCCAAGGCAGGTTCGTCGTAGCAGGCACACCCGGCGACATCGTCGCGGCGGCGCGTCTGGGCGGGCGGCTCGACTGCATCAGCCTTCTGGCGCTGTACGGCGTGTTCATCCACCACCACACGGACCGCCACGTGCAGCAGGATCCCCTGGCCAGCCGACGCCCACCGGCACCCCGCGGCATCGCGTACCACTGGAGACGGACCGCTGCACCGCGAGACCGATCCGTGGTCCACGTCGTTGAAGCCCTCGCGCAGGCGACCCGTTGCCAACCGCCGCGATCAGCTGTTGCGACGCTCGACAGCGCCTGGCACCTCGGCCTCGTGGACGAGGCCGACATCGGCGAGGTCTTCGCCCGCGTGCCGCGTCGCTTCCAGGTGCTGCGAGTGCTGCTGGATCCGCGTGCCGAGGCGGGGACCGAGACGCTCGTCCGACTCCTCCTGCGACATCTCGGCTGCCGGGTCGAAGTGCAGGTACGCATCGACGGCGTCGGGCGCGTCGATCTGCTGGTGAACGGCTGGCTCATCGTCGAGTGCGACAGTGCGCAGTTCCACGGCACCTGGCACGTCCACAAGAACGACCGGCGCCGTGACATGGCCGCTCTCGAGCGCGGGTACGCGACGCTCCGTCTGCTCGCCGAGGACATCCTCTACCGCCCCGACCGCGTCCGCGCCGCACTCCAGCGCGTCCTGGCGCACGGCGCACCCGGGCCGAACTCCTGA